The Onychostoma macrolepis isolate SWU-2019 chromosome 18, ASM1243209v1, whole genome shotgun sequence genome includes the window gtCTGAGTGTGTAgcctcagacttttggacctgATTGAatgtgtgatgttttttttaatttttttttttatttaatgctttggcaatataaACCCATATTTGTATAGTCAAGAAAGAGTCTTTGGGTCTTGACAGAGAGCGCAGACAGTCATGAAAAGAAGAGACGACCCTtgtcatttgtaatttattgtgTTGAGGTTACACTTATGAATGGACTCAGTGTGTCTGTTTTAGTTCTTACGTCAGGGGCCTTTTTTTTAGGGTTGTCGCTGCGCAACATATTCCCGTCCCCTTCCTCAGAAGAGCCTGTGGCGCATGTAAATCCCCGGCATATGACGGCCAGAGGAGCAGCACGCCAATCTTAAGTGTGAGAATCAAAGGCAGCGGCCTCTGTCTTTCCGTGATGTGACGATGAAAAACTGCAGCTGTGGTATTTATGATGATTAGCAATGAAAGAAACGAGCTGCTCATTTAACCAAGACTCATAATAAACAAAACCACAAATCTGCCGCAAAGCCTGCAGAGCTGCAAGGTGATAACTGCATGTGTTTGCAACTTCATACCTGTGTTTGTGCGAACGTTGGGTTGCTATGGGTGTGTCTTTCTTCGTGTCACTTTGATTCAGCATTATTGGCCAAAGATTCATTTTGAAATAACAAAGACGCACATGAATCATTTTCTccacatatattttaataacataacAATTTAAAGTACAATAAGAAATAGAAGCTACTGTTTATAAAACTCTCCAGCGGAACATAATGATGGGCCAGCATCAGCCTTATCTATACAGAACTGTATAAGCAGACAGGTCTTTAAATTCtttaaatttgacttttttttttctttctttcgttcttttttttttttttcatttcatttcatataaaAGAAAATTCGCTACATTTTGTCCTGcgctaccttatttttttccCACGAAAGCACCAGCTGTCTGCATCTCATATTTCaaagtttataaaatataaattattgaaaaatatcaaaatgtttgtgaactaaatacattaaaattctcattttaacaaaaaaatacagaaatataaaacatacaaaataaggCAAAATTGTGGGGAACTAAAAACAACACTCGTCAATAtgaatatgcatgtatgtatctGTCAAAAGTgttcattttcacacaaaatgcaTCACTTTTGCAACTTTTACAATCAGGACAAAGATGCATTATGATTTGGACcttgtcaaattaaaaaaaaaaaaaaaaaaagtcatgtaaCATGCCGTTGGCTTTAACAAACTCACACTGTCCTCTTGTTATTCCAGAGAGACTTTTTTTAACACTATAAACTGCTTGTTCAAGCGACGTAgcacttttgttgttgttcatggCAGGACGGTTGCGACTGAAACCAGCTCATCTCTGAATTAAAGACTTTTATTCCGAGCTCTCATGAATGTGTTCCCAGTTTATTGTTTAATCTAGCCATTTTATGAAATGTTATCTGTAAAAATAGACAATTGCAAAGCTACACCAATCAGGATGGGTAGCATATTCTGCCACTGTAAACAATACGGTTTGTTTTCTTAGAAGAACGTTCTTTACTTTGGCTTTTCCCACAAGGTCTCGTGTACGAGACCCTTCCCACACAGTGAAACGCTGGGCTGAAGAAAACACAAACTGAATCTGACTGCCATTAAAATACTGGTAAGTACAGTTTCTCCGGGACACTGTAATATAACTCTGGCTTGACTAAAATACTGCATTTATCTGAGCCGTTACGAAACTTACTCCCATGTTGGATGCCGTGACGTTTGTTAGCCAGTCATAGCACACGCCATCATCTTCAAGTATCAGCATGATCTGGTCTTCCTCCTGTCTTAACCTTATATCAGCCACTAACAGTAAAACTTTCACAAACCATCTGAAAAATCGAACGCAACCCAACAGATCCTTCGTTTCTGCTGCGATATCCATCTCACGTACTTTGCCAATCCAGAAGCATGCTGAAGCGTGCGCTTTTTTCAACATGGCTAACTTGGCCACGTCTGTCTCAAGGTTAAAAGGCCTCGCTTTATGGCTTTCGGTTCAGTCTAGCGCAGCCAGAAAACCATTTGAGGCCCGGTTGAGTGACATTTCAGTTGTCACCTCGAGAAAACACAGCGAGTTCATAAAGACGGTGTGCTATATTAAGGCAaaactttatgaaaaaccatTCACGTACAAACAAACCGAGGCAAGAAACGTCTGATGTCTTTTGTCTTAATACAAGTGATAAAAGGACACCTCGTTTTCACCACAAGCGTGTCACCGTTGAGAAGCCAACGGCCGCTTTCATTTGCgtctctcactcacactctcagTTTGACTGAGGTACGTCTCTTTCAACTGAAAAGGGCGAGACTCTGGTATCTATTTTGATCTGGTGATCAAAAACAGCGTTTTCAGCTATGGACATTGTGGTAAGAGCAAGCCATAACCGAGCGTGACCTTAAAAGAAGCGGAGAGACTATCTATCTAAGCACAGTTTGACTTCAATAAACCTTCATATGAAAACGTACAAAACGGCGCAATCTCTGTCCGGACAGCATCGCAATACGACAAATTAATACTGACACATATAGATCTTTaagaaaccataaaaaaataaaaaaactttttgttattttggtccGGCTGAGAACTCTTCCTCGTGGTTGGGTATGCAAGGAGACAGAAACAGTAAGCAACTCAATCGTAAATATTTCTGCGATATTCCTCTTGTCTCTAATTTTGGCAACATGTTTAATAACAGGAGCGTTCAGTCCAAGAAATGTCCATCTCATTGTCCTCTGTTCCTCCCCGGTGTTTGTGCTACTGGGTCAAAACGGCAGTTCTACCTGGATTTAGAGTTTTCCCTTCCCACAGAGCTATAAACAAAACAGACGCGCAAAGTCTACGGATTCTAAACTTTGGTAAATGTTTTGACGCTTCCTCTTTTTTTTGTCCCGTGTGAGCTCAAAACAAGACTGGACCACGACTAAGTGTTAAGATGGAATGTGATTGGACCCAAAAATGGACGCCCCGTTTTATTTCCAGGGTCTGTGAGGGActttttcagcctttttttaatttttatttccaaCGTCCGAGGTTTACTCATCCGTGTCGGGCTTCACGTCTAACATGGTGTGCAGCTCTTCGGGAGTGTATCCCAGCAGGCTTTTCAAGTCACACACAAAGCGGTAGACGTAGCGCTTGCCGGACGTCTTGTGGATGATGTTTTTGTCGTAGTAGTAGCGCAGCCCGCGACTCAACTTCTCGTAGTTCATCTTGGGCTTGTTTTTCCTCTTGCCCCATCTGCGTGCCACCTACAGGTCAGAGAGACAGGGGTCAGGATCATGAACATGAGATTAATTCACGTGTGCAACCATGCTTCTGTCTTACTTGCAGTAGTGGTGCCAATGTATAGAGACTGCATCAGATACTACTAGAGAAAGAGCGATCGTTGGTTTTCAGCTGATAATTGGCACCGTGTGGTTTGTGTGTGAAGAACAGCAGCCAGCTACACACTCATTATTTAACATTTGCAGTTACCCAActagtgtatgtatatatatatatatatatatatatatatatatatacacacacatacacacacacacacacacacacacacacacgtttgtttttctATACTTGTGAGGACTTtcatagacttctattgtttttatactgacctaacaatattttctattgccctacaccaaccctacccctaaacctaccccttacagaaatctttttgcatttttacattttgagatAAACTTCAttcagtatttttaataatttatttcccTTGTGAGGACCTGCCAAATGTCCTCACAAAGTCAAAAATGttaggttttactatccttgtggggacatctGGTCCTCACAAGTATAGCTAAAcaagcccacacacacacacacacacacacgtaactcatataaaatacacataactctttttttttccctaatgatttttttattcctacatttttaataaatattggtAATACGagcatttaaaaactttttgtcTGTTACTGTCATGGTAtcaattctaaaaaaaaataaaaatacatatcaaatgtaaatgtaaaaatacatattgGTCAATCTGTTATGATTTCCAAATTGCACCATGATATTTTAGCATGTATATTCAGTTATTACTATAGTGCCAGTATTATTATAGTATCATTgaaatattatagtttttattaatattatacatttaattaatgtttaatattttcagttttcattttaattttagtttaagaaatgtttttagatatgtttttgtcgttttaaacattttttttgttaaatgtctgtatagtttttatttctttttatatcagttttagtTACATTATCGCATAAAGTAAACTaagtgaaaatgagaaatgttggctcagtttatttaataatttatataaataaaataagtttatttatttatttatgtttccaTTCTATTACAGTTAATGCTCATTTCAAGCAACTATTTGAAATGGTTTCagttgacaaaataaataaagaaatttcTCTCAGATAaagacttttttgttttgtcttgtatttGTAtgcgtttatttatttttattttattttatttattttttagagtacttttttttttttttgagtctaACCCTTCCTGACTACACCGGCAGAATGTTGCCTGTATAACCGCTCACCTCatcagggtcagaaagcttgAACTCCCAGCCGTCTCCAGTCCAGCTGATGAAGGACTGGCAGGATTTGTCTGTCAAGAGCTCCAACAGAAACTGCCAAAGTTGGATGGGTCCGCTGCCTGAACAGAGACACAACACCACCACTTAATACAGTCCCATGGAGGATGTTCACAACAAAATCTCAATACCACATCCATGAATCACATATCAAAGTAGCATGTCATTACCATTCTAGATTTCTCAGTTCTAGATTTCCTACTGTATTAGTGCATTAAGTATTTGCATCCCGGTTCAAACTGAGTCTCACATGCCATTAGCTTTATGTCACTCTGCATGAAAACAGAGATGGCTGAGACACAATGGCGTATTGACTGGCTACTGCTCAGACTGCATGTCCTACTTGAGCTTTGGACTCTTTATGTGAATACCAAAGCACTGACATCATTTAGATTTTGCCCCAAGGCTAAATATCTGGCAGATAAATGTGTTTGATCACGCAGGCCATGATGTATATGTCTGCATGTCGCCCGGGTGTATTTgaaagcatgcatgtgtgtgatgTCGACATGTGTGTGAACGGCTGTGTGGGTGTGAGAGAGTGAAGCCCTTGGCGGACATCTGCAAACCGAGAGGCTTTTCTCACAGGCTCCAACATCGCATTTGCCCCTAACCGTGCCGGGGTCAACTTTAAAGACTTTAGCCTTTCTGCACGGTGACATATTTAAGGAGACATTTGAAATTTTGCAAATGTGCATATTAATGCATTTGATTGTGAGAAGCGATTTAAGGACTAGCACGAAGGGTTTATGCGGTCGTGTTGACCTACAGCACGAGAGCTATCCTGCAAGGGCTTCACAGCGTGTAGGCAGCAGCAGAGCAGCTTGTGCACCCGTCTAGATAAGCTTTGCTTTTTTCTTCATCTTGTGGTTTGTGTGCATTAAAATGAACCGTCATTTCATATCACACCTGCTGCAAAACAAGAGCgaagagaagagagagactCTCAATTTTCCTTGCAGAAGTCCTGCAGGTTTAGGGATGGACAATATATAGGTAACATATTGATTATCAATTGGCaatactgaatgtttttttttttttttttcatttatcagTGGGCTATCAATATTGGATAATTAATTGTGCATGCTCATTTcccctatttttacatttagattacttttgacgtcatttcaaagcaaaatcaatctaaataaagcaaatcaaactgaaaaaaaaataataataataatataaaataaaatggtgtAATCGggcagaattttaatattggtgcAACCTTAATTTATATGCTTTCAGGACTGATTTTAGATTAGCACATTATTCAGAAGACAAAATACACATTATGTCACATAATGTAAAGTAATAATGTCACATTATTACTTTAAGCATAGACTGTATGCTACATTTATTCAGTTACCTAATCTGCATtattattttggtgcattgggCGGGAAAGCAACACACATGCAAAATACATGACGATAACAGCAGGCACAATTCATTCTTAGTGAATTCCCCACTGCGTGTTACATCCAGCTAAAAATATCCTTGCCgataatgcaataaaacactAATGCAATTCTGAAACAGATTATCTCATCAACAATTCAACAGTTCATTCTAACCCTCtccctctctgtctgtctgcctctcTTTGTCTCCATCTAAACATATGAATCACTAAAATCACTCATCTGGATCAATGCAGTAATCTGTTTATGTAggtaaatgcattaaaacacattccATAAGCTCAGCTACTGTAACACACCCTCATCAGACCCAAAGAGACCAGGGACGGAAAGCAATCGGTCTGTCCTCTACACGCCTGAACCAAACCCTCAGACTGACAGACAAATCCACTGTGGACTTTCAGCAAAGCTTTAAGAGTACATTAAGGCCACTTTAATTGAAGTGAGTGCATGATTACAGCAAGCAAAGGCGAGGATTTCTGAAAACAACTTGGAATGCTAACACTGagcttaaaaggatagttcaccctaaaacaaatatatatatatttttttggtgaattagTATTtatactcgccctcatgtcattccagatctgtatgacttttttttttattccatgaaacataaaaagaagatgtttagcagaatgttcactCTGTACTTTTCCATCCAATGAAAGTGAATAGTGACCAATATCCAAAACACAACAAGGTCAAATTTGGTAACATTAGTttacatgaactaacaatgaaaaatacgtaATCTAAAATACTAATCTCAGTTCATGTTAATTCTGACatctaatatattattaaaatcaaaagttattATTTGATGGACCTGAGcttacatgaactaacaatggacagttgtatttttaataactaacattaacaaagcttaCTAAATGGTGTAAATATtgctagttaatgcattaatggaaccttattgtataGTGCTTCCAAAGTTGTCACTGGTTCTtgagtgttttaaaatgaaacaaagttATCATAACATTTCAGAAGAATTGGGTTTCCATGCATAgtcatattaaacatttttgtggtGCTTTTTTGCCATTTTCAGAGCTTGACCACCcagtccccattcactttcactaTATGGAAAAAACAGCACGAACATTCTTCTAAACGTCCTTTTGTGGTCTAcaagtaaacgatgacagagtTCTATTTTTcttggtgaactgtccctttaatgtgTGCGTGTCTTTATAAGGAAGCCGCCCTGTAAAGTTAAAAATCAGCCGTCGCTGAAGAAAGTGTGTTGCGGTACTGTGGTTGTGCTGCTCTCCTCACAGATCTGATGGATTTGTATGTGCATATGTGATTAATGATGACAAACACGAAACCTCAGAGCTCTGAGAGCAAATAGATCTTTTTTTGTCACTAGCTGTCTTTATCTACCTCATCTCTGAACTCTGAAGGCTGTTGTGTTGACACTGCGGTAACACTCGTAAAAACAGGTAGTTATGTCCATTATAGAAATATGTTTTGCAGTATTCCTCATGCATGTGCACATATacagaaacaaacacattttacaatcTCTTACGTTAAATATGACTCTTACGTCTCGTTTTTTGGGCTCGGATCTAGTATGGAGAATTCCAGATGACATCCAACTACAGGCAAAACGGTGCTTTATATGTTCAAAGAAACCTTAGCTTCCCAAAATAGAAATACGCATAGTGAGTGTGGCCTGTGTGTGCGTTCTTTTATGGTAGGGAAGTGTTTTCTGTTACGTTTTCAGATATATGAGCAGGTAGGTTCGAGACGTATGGCACAAGGTTAAAAAAGCCCCTCGAAGATGGGCCGATAAAGGAGCTCTCATCTTAAGTGCACAGGGCTGCTATCACTTTGTGCTGCACCCTCTGTTGCCAAGACGACCTGGGAAATGGGTTGAGATGTGGGCCGCAGATAAGGAGTACAAGATGAAAACAGCAGAAAAAGAGACGGAGAGCTGGTGGCAGTGACAGAACGTGTGTTTTGATGTGAAGAGGCCGGGGTGTGGCGTGTTTGCTGGTACATGAGCCGCTCGCAAAAACACTGCCACGGCGTTCTTACAGTCATGTAACAAATGTGGCTCTGCGGTTACCAAGTGCACCAATGCATTCAAAACTGGTGCACGACTCGTCTTCACTGATCCTCCAGCAGCCGTGTCCCAGTAACATGAGACGAGACGTCTCCATTAGCAGGACTCGTGTGATTCCAAATGCTTTCTGAGTCCTTTTTTTCATCATAGATATTTCATTTGCCACTGTATGTTTATGATATGGCCTATGATATCATATACATATGGAATAACATCATATGCTATTTAAtatgatgttattttatatatgaagtAACATCATATGCTTTTTGGTATATGGAATATATCATATGGTATGCGATATgatttataatatgatatattgAATAACATGTTTTGATTGATATggtataaataatacaatatggcatgcaatatttaaaatatgatatggaatgacatgttttttttttgcatatggtATACATCATATGAATATTGCATGCAACATGTAATATGATTTATGATGTATagaataacatgtttttaatatgataTGGTATACAGCATATGATGTAGTAAGCaatatgatatatgatataatCTATTATATCATACATGGAATAACATGGCTTTTGATAGGAATAtacttttttgattatttttgcaTGATATGGTATTGAATATGACATATAATAAGAtcaattatatgtgcaataacATCATATGGTTGTTGAtatgatatatacagtatatggtaCGGTGTGTTACATGATATACAATATCATATGATTTCTGATATATAGAATAAGGCTTTTTTTATATGatatagtatataatatcataaataATATAAGATATGCTATTCAATATCATATTTACTTCCAAGAATACCATGGTAATAATATGGtatccaaaaaaaaagtcatacctTAAAAAAATTCCACGCCAGTACCATGGTACATGttcaaaaaaaacattgtattacCATGCAACATGATAACATTGTACCATGctcatcatctttttttttaaatagtattaaaGTACTAACTTCAGTAAAGTTATTGTTGCTGGTCTTGTGTATGAATGTGAAACTAGGCTATGTCTCAAGGCGCTGGCTTTCTGTCTTGTGCTTATTTAAATTCTGACTCATTTGGGTTTATTGCATGAGTAGGTTGTGTGCATGAGTGGAGAATGATTGTATCCGGGGTAATGCTGACCTGTGTAGCCAGCGAGCGCAGCCGCCGGGATGACCGGTTTGTCCTTGCTGAGGTCCGAGCGCTCCCGTACGTAGTCTTTGAAGGTACCCTTTGGTTTGTGTCCGTGCAGTGCGGTGGGATAGTCCTCCGAGTCGAAACTGTCGTAGGAGGGAACTCTCTGTAGGCTGTTGAATGACGACTGACTACTCCAGGACTGCGTCAGTCTGTCACAGCTCTCGAAACTGTCAATGCTCTCAAACGAATCTTGACCTCCCAGCTTACCTGCGACAGAGATTTCACTGTTATTAAACATCATTCACGGTCATTTTTCATTCCACATGTTCAAACAGACAGTGTTTCGATCTGACGCatgttgtatggaaaagaggAGCATGTACATTCTTCTAAATatctacaaaaaataaataaataaaagcgtATAACAGTAGTATGGTGACAATTAAAACCAACCGGATTTTCCTTTAAAGATCAGCGTCCCCATTTATAAAGACatgcataaaatgtatattgtaaGTATATTTAACTAAATctaaaccaaaattaaaaatgctgaATGAAATAAGTAATACATAGTAAGttgatgtaataaaataactaaacctgagaaaaaaaaaaaagtataaatccatatagacacacacacacaacaaaattaaaatgtaaaattgaatcatataaaaactcatttaaagtattaataaaaactaatgctaaaataacactgaaatatTCCTAAATTTGAATGTACAACAAtttctgaaatgttaaaaaaaaaaaaaaaaaaaaaaggttatcgttattattattatttatttaatttttcagtaaattatatataattatttaattaatttcattgaCATTTATTGCAAAGCAGTTGCCTGTTTgcagatataataataataataatgcacattatctttacattgtaataaacaatgcttgattattttaatttataaatacacGTACTATAAgtatataataatgcaaaatgtttgcACACTTACTTTTCAGTTGGCATACACATAAGAACATTTTCACGtcaatttttgattttataaatCCTGATTTGTTCCTCGCTTGTTACATAGCATAAACTCCATAGAATTTAGGATCAAATCGGATTGTAcgtgtgttttaaaaatgagGTCCCAGGCCTTTATTTCTACCCATGAACCCAATGTCTTTGGTTACAGAAGGTGCAAAGTTTGGCCACTACACCAGCCAGAGAAGTTCACAAGCAGTCTAGACCCAACCACGTGGAAAAATCCAGAACTGGTCCACACCACACTGTGTTTCTCTTACACAATTTCCATGTGGAAATATTTGGGTTTTCTCTAATTGGaagaaaatcaaaacaaattgcTTCTCTATTTTTGGCCAAGCTGGAGATAAAAGGCCGGTCTTGATTGAATGTCAATTACAGAATGAAAGATAATACAGAGCTGGGACTGATCCTGAAATCCTCAATTGAAAAATTGAAGCCACATGCGAGTTTGGTGGCACCACAAATACTTTCCCACGCAGGAAAAACACAGCGCCGTTGCCAAAGCTGGGATTTACTCCACAGTGTGTACCTAGAGGGCGAAAACCCAAATCTCTGCGTTGTTCAAAAATATACAAGCGACTTTAACAAATCTTAACGTCTAATCCAAATTGCGATCATTTGTTCAGCTGCACAATGGTTAGACAGGAGGGTTTATTCGAAACCAGACGTACGTGAGGTAAAGTTACTTCATGAGAAACCGGAACGctcttttcacgctttacaccTCTCGCTCCTTACGAGAACCTCAGGTTCACAAAAACACCTCGTACCCCAGTAACGTAACCTCACACGGACGCCTTGACACAAAAGACGGCTACCAGCGCTCTGTGGCTTCAAACATCTCTCACTTTGAAGCAAACAGCTTTGTTTTTCTCTCCTTTTTCCCCACCACAGTTGAGAGCATCTCAAGATGGTGTAAGATAGAACCGCAAACAAACCCAACGGTCTACTTCATTCCCTGGCAATGCGTGCATAACTGCAGTAATGCGAGATGAGAACGGCGTTTCGGAGACCACACACTGCTGATCACTGTGGGGGTGATGGGGATCAATTTAAGCTCCGATGGGAGATGGTAAACATGCATCTAAGACGAGAGGAATTAGCTTTCGCCTCCCAAACATTTATGCCGTATTAATCTAGACCTTGCATGAACACGGTTTCATTTGCATCGAAACGTGTGACCTTTGGCCCATACTCACCTCTGCTAATGCGACCCACACACATGTTGTCGGGTGACACAACTTCCTGTTTGACTGAAAAGTAGTCCCCCTGCAGCGGATTGAGAGGCGTGTCTCGGAGTATAACGTTGGGATACTCGCTCTCGTATTTGAGCGACAGCAGGTCTTCTGAGCTGATCGGGTGGAGGGTCTGGTAGGACTCTGTGATGAAGCTCGGCTCTGAGTATTCTGACGGAGGGACGCACTGAGGATGTTCAATGCCATAGTCTGGAGGAAAGAACAAACAAGAGTATTTGCATAGACCTTTTCCATAAAATGACATAGTGACCagggctattattattattatcatatactatactatatactataaattatatgaatataaatatatacatgtaaatattttcaaaatataaactgtatgtgtgtttatttatatatacataataaatatacacagtacacacacatatattatgtaaacaaaaacttttattttggatgtgattaatggcgattaatcgtttgacggcactaaaaaaatgcattgtttgtgattaaatatatattatctgaaataaaattattttatttcatttttttcagctAGCTgccaaaacaaaattatattttttttagttgaagcactaaataactaaaactaaaacttaataaaaactataaagacattaaaaaaaaaaaaactatctaaaattaaaataaaaacagaaaatataaaaaataaaatctaattcaaaatatcaacaaaaactataatagtatatcagtgATACTGAAATAACTGGTCTGCGCTACAAAATGATGTAATTATGTTCGTTCATGAGaccattaataattaattaaggCTTGAGTTAATTAATCTGCACTAATCTACTCTACAGTCACCATGTATGATTTGAGACCTGCAGTGGAGGTAAAGATTCTGAGTGAATAATGGCTTAAATTTAGTGGTGTGTGCTGTATCGGTCACAATATCGGTACACAATATCGGTTATCGGCTAAAATTAGAGATTATTTATTGTCTCGGTcaatattagatttttaattgtgtttatttcatGATTTACATTTGGAGTACTTCTGCAGTCATCTAATTCGtacttaaaatgaatttataaaACACTAGTAACACGGTCACtgtgcaaatatataaatattagcgAGTATTAGCAAATATTGATACTagtacttaaatataaaataaatatccatttttcatactgtgaattataatgttgtgatgcttaaattcacttgtagcattgaaaacaattgattttagttttgtatttatttattttagctatttAGACAAACAAGAAATTAATCATCAATTTTAATATCATTGCATCCCTAATTCAATTTCAAAGCCATGCGTGACTTTGTATGATGGTGCTTTTCTTCTCAGCTTGATAGCAACAGCTTTTTCTGTATTAATAAAGTTAGACTTGAATGACATACAGTAAGTGTGAGTTAATACAGAAATTTTATGaatgaacttttcctttaaggCAGGCGTTAAGTGATAAAGGATTTATTCACTTACAGACAACACCTAGTAGAGTCATGACTGAAGTGCTGAACGTGTAGTGATGACGTGAACTGAAAGAAAGGACAGATACTCACTGAAGAAGTAGTCGGAGGGGTAGCGAGATTCCTGGAAACTGGAGGTCAGGCCGTTGACAGGGAAATGTTTCGGGTCTTCTGTGTGAAGAAAACAACACACATCACTGAACCCATGCACACTTTCAAAGCTGAGCTTGTTGTATAACAGATTAGATTGTGTAAGGTAGTGCAACAGAAACTGCTTTTATATGCATGTCAGAGTGGAATTTACCTTACAGGCTTTCAAAATGTGAAACCTCATACATGCTTCCAGCATTTGACATGTCAAATCACAGCACACGTTATAAAATCTAGATGACAAAATCTGCTAAAGATGATTTAACGTACTGTATCTTACTCTTTTGTAAAAGTCACCttataaataacattacatCTCAAAATTATAATGGGATGAT containing:
- the ets1 gene encoding protein C-ets-1 isoform X4, yielding MQLRIETERKRKGKRMWDLECADVPLLTPGSKEMMSQALLATFSGFTREQQRLSIPKDPREWTEAHVREWLTWTVNEFSLKNVDFHKFSMDGANLCALGKERFLDLAPDFVGDILWEHLEMLQKEDPKHFPVNGLTSSFQESRYPSDYFFNYGIEHPQCVPPSEYSEPSFITESYQTLHPISSEDLLSLKYESEYPNVILRDTPLNPLQGDYFSVKQEVVSPDNMCVGRISRGKLGGQDSFESIDSFESCDRLTQSWSSQSSFNSLQRVPSYDSFDSEDYPTALHGHKPKGTFKDYVRERSDLSKDKPVIPAAALAGYTGSGPIQLWQFLLELLTDKSCQSFISWTGDGWEFKLSDPDEVARRWGKRKNKPKMNYEKLSRGLRYYYDKNIIHKTSGKRYVYRFVCDLKSLLGYTPEELHTMLDVKPDTDE